One window of Hymenobacter sp. BRD128 genomic DNA carries:
- a CDS encoding GNAT family N-acetyltransferase, producing the protein MSSPLRIAVAKANLATATRLAALGRQTFSETFAASNTPEDMAAYLAETYGPDLQLAQLQDPRCTCLLAEMQGQTVGYALLQEESRLGLPDDAPASRQLEVKQLYVLEDWIGTGLGGALMRRALEVAAAAQATAVVLGVWEHNTRAQAFYQRFGFHEVGAVAFRLGQDVQRDLIYRKGLAGRAS; encoded by the coding sequence ATGTCTTCTCCCCTTCGTATTGCCGTGGCCAAGGCCAACCTGGCCACGGCCACCCGCCTGGCGGCGCTGGGCCGCCAAACCTTCAGCGAAACCTTTGCGGCCAGTAATACCCCCGAGGATATGGCGGCCTACCTGGCCGAGACCTATGGCCCCGACTTGCAGCTAGCCCAGCTGCAAGACCCGCGCTGCACCTGCCTGCTGGCCGAGATGCAGGGCCAGACCGTGGGCTACGCCCTACTCCAGGAGGAATCGCGGCTGGGCCTGCCCGACGACGCCCCCGCTAGCCGACAGCTCGAAGTCAAGCAGCTCTACGTGTTGGAGGACTGGATTGGTACCGGGCTGGGGGGCGCGCTCATGCGCCGTGCCCTGGAGGTGGCGGCGGCGGCCCAGGCGACGGCCGTGGTGCTGGGCGTGTGGGAGCACAACACGCGCGCCCAGGCCTTTTACCAGCGCTTCGGCTTTCACGAAGTGGGGGCGGTGGCGTTCCGGCTGGGGCAGGATGTGCAGCGCGACCTTATTTACCGCAAAGGGCTGGCGGGGCGGGCTAGCTAG